The following are encoded together in the Jaculus jaculus isolate mJacJac1 chromosome 3, mJacJac1.mat.Y.cur, whole genome shotgun sequence genome:
- the LOC123459482 gene encoding olfactory receptor 14A2-like — protein sequence MSNVTAVRRFFLMGFSDDQDLQTVCGVLFLVMYLAALMNNLLIITLITVDLQLQTPMYFFLKNLSLIDALLLSVPIPNFIFSSLSHNNSISVLGCACQILLMTSFSGGEVFVLTAMSYDRYVAICYPLHYEAIMTSHVCVLMASVSWAIGTLFGILYTAGTFSMPFCGSNVIPQFFCDVPSLLGISCSDTLVVVYVCFGMGTCLGISCFICVMISYFYIFSTVLKIPTTKGQSKAFSTCFPHLIVFTIFMITVCFIYLKSPSDEPSVMDKVISVIYTVLPPALNPVIYSLRNTDMKCALRRWLQRLL from the coding sequence ATGTCCAATGTCACTGCAGTGAGACGATTCTTCCTCATGGGCTTCTCTGATGACCAGGACCTGCAGACTGTATGTGGTGTGCTCTTCCTGGTGATGTACCTGGCCGCTCTAATGAACAACCTTCTCATTATCACTCTCATCACTGTGGACCTGCAGCTCCAAacacccatgtacttcttcctgaaGAATTTGTCCCTGATTGATGCCTTACTTTTGTCTGTTCCAATCCCAAATTTCATATTCAGCAGCCTAAGTCACAACAATTCCATTTCCGTTCTGGGTTGTGCCTGCCAGATTCTTCTAATGACTTCCTTCTCAGGGGGAGAGGTATTTGTCCTCACTGCCATGTCCTATGACCGCTATGTAGCCATCTGCTATCCACTGCACTATGAGGCCATCATGACCAGTCATGTCTGTGTGCTAATGGCAAGTGTATCCTGGGCCATTGGGACACTCTTTGGAATTTTGTACACAGCTGGAACATTTTCCATGCCTTTCTGTGGCTCGAATGTGATCCCACAGTTTTTCTGTGATGTTCCTTCATTGCTAGGGATTTCATGTTCTGACACATTAGTGGTAGTTTATGTATGTTTTGGAATGGGTACATGTCTAGGAATTTCTTGTTTCATTTGTGTTATGAtctcttatttttacattttctccaCTGTCTTGAAGATTCCTACCACTAAAGGTCAGTCAAAAGCATTTTCCACCTGCTTCCCCCATCTCATTGTTTTCACCATTTTCATGAtaactgtttgttttatttatcttaagTCACCTTCAGATGAACCTTCGGTTATGGACAAGGTGATTTCTGTGATATATACTGTgcttcctccagccctcaaccctGTGATCTACAGCCTGAGGAACACTGATATGAAATGTGCTCTCAGGAGGTGGCTGCAAAGGCTCTTGTGA
- the LOC123459483 gene encoding olfactory receptor 14A2-like — translation MPNVTAVTGFFLLGFSDNQDLQTVCGVLFLVMYLAALMNNLLIMTLITVDLQLQTPMYFFLKNLSLIDALLLSVPIPNFIINSLGHNNSISTLGCACQILLMTSFSAGEVFVLTAMSYDRYVAICCPLHYEAIMSDGVCVLMAGVSWATGGLTGALHTAGTFSMPFCGSNVIPQFFCDVPSLLGISCSDTLVVVYVSFGMGMFLGISCFICVMISYFYIFSTVLKIPTTKGQSKAFSTCFPHLIVFTIFMITACFVYLKSPSDEPSVMDKVFSVIYTVLPPSLNPVIYSLRNTDMKCALRRWLQRLL, via the coding sequence atGCCCAATGTCACTGCAGTGACTGGATTCTTCCTCCTGGGGTTCTCTGATAATCAGGACCTGCAGACTGTATGTGGTGTGCTCTTCCTGGTGATGTACCTGGCCGCTCTAATGAACAACCTTCTCATTATGACTCTCATCACTGTGGATCTTCAGCTCCAAacacccatgtacttcttcctgaaGAATTTGTCCCTGATTGATGCCTTACTTTTGTCTGTCCCAATCCCAAATTTCATCATCAATAGCCTAGGTCACAACAATTCCATTTCCACTCTGGGATGTGCCTGCCAGATTCTTCTAATGACTTCCTTCTCAGCAGGAGAGGTATTTGTCCTCACTGCCATGTCCTATGACCGCTATGTAGCCATCTGCTGTCCCCTGCACTATGAGGCCATCATGAGTGATGGTGTCTGCGTGCTGATGGCAGGAGTTTCCTGGGCCACTGGGGGGCTTACTGGAGCGTTGCACACAGCTGGGACATTTTCCATGCCTTTCTGTGGCTCGAATGTGATCCCACAGTTTTTCTGTGATGTTCCTTCATTACTAGGGATTTCATGTTCTGACACATTAGTGGTAGTTTATGTATCTTTTGGAATGGGTATGTTTCTAGGAATTTCTTGTTTCATCTGTGTCATGAtctcttatttttacattttctccaCTGTCCTGAAGATTCCTACCACTAAAGGTCAGTCAAAAGCATTTTCCACCTGCTTCCCCCATCTCATTGTTTTCACCATTTTCATGATAACTGCTTGTTTTGTTTATCTTAAGTCACCTTCAGATGAACCTTCAGTTATGGACAAGGTGTTTTCTGTGATATATACTGTGCTTCCTCCATCCCTCAACCCTGTGATCTACAGCCTGAGGAACACTGATATGAAATGTGCTCTCAGGAGGTGGCTGCAAAGGCTCTTGTGA